Part of the Halomicrobium zhouii genome is shown below.
TGGTTCCGCGCCGACGAGGCGCGCACGGCGACCCTCAAGCGGATCGGCGTTCTGGCCGTCTCGATACTGGTCCTCTCGGCCTTCCTCGGCGGCGTCACGCTGGACTCCTTCCAGCAGGCCGAGACCACCAACGACATCGAGGACGCGGCCGAGCGAGTGGTCTCGGAGTCCGGCGGTACGTACCTCTCGACCGACGTCGAGTTCGTGAACACCCCAGTGTTCCAGGAACCCGAACGCGTGGTGGTCAGAGTCGGTATCAGACCTGGTCAGGAACCTCTTCGTCTCGCATCTCGACTCGACGCGCTGTTCGACCACATCACCGGTCGGGACGTGACGACGGAGGTCCGTTACGTCACCGTCGAGGGCGGGTGATCAGCCTTTCTCACTATGGCGGATCAGGACCTGGATGGAGAGACCGTGTGGGAGGTCCACCTTGCCGGCCCAGGACTCCTTCTCCAGCGGGTCGCGTGTAGCCTGAACGCGGTGTCGACAGGTGCCTGGCTACTGCTCTTCGTTCTTCCACCGCTACTCGGAGGCGTCTGGATCGCGGTGGGAGACGCACCACCTGTCGGCCAGATAGCGTACGCTGTGCTCTGTCTCTGTCTCTGGCTGGCTCTCGCAACGATCGGCGCGTCGTTTCAGCACGTTCGGTACGAACTGGACGCCTCCGGTGCGGTACTACTCGTGGAACGGGAGGGGTACGACCCGACGATCGATCGTTCGACCTCCGAAGACAGTCCAGCGGTCCCTCTCGGAGCGGTCCAGTCGGTGACCGCTGCTTCGTTTCCCGGTTACCAGGTCCTTCGTATGCGTTACGGTGGAAACGAGGATTCAGGACTGAATACGATTATCGTGCCTACTTCCAGACGGTCAGTCTGGGACGCGCTTCAGCAGCGTCAACAAACTCTTCCATCGCTTCCGTCTGCGCCGACCCGGGACCTGTGGGGGTATGTGCGGTTGACGATCACGGTACTCGTCGCTGGCGTTCTCCCACTGGGGCTTCTGAGCGAAGAGGTACTGCCGGACGTTATTCTCATCTCGGTGTTCGTCGTGGTTGCAGGACTGGTTCAGAATACGCTCGCGACGGTGAGACGTGGAGACGCTCGTGACCTCTCTGCATACGGTGGGTTGTTCGTGGGGGCTCTGAAGACGCTATCAGTCGTCGTCTCTGTGATCCTCTTAGGAGTCTTGGTGAACCGACTGATCTGAATATCGCTTCAGCGCTTTCTTCTCATCCATCGCTGTCGAGGACGTGACTGTTTAGTTCTCTCTGTCGTGTTCCTGCTGGTCGGCGATCCGTTGCAGGCCGTCGGCGATGGCCTCGAACGCGACGAGGAACCGCCAGCCCACATACAGCGTCGCGAAGGCGATGAGCGGCAGCGATCCGAGGAGTATCTGCTGAACGATGACGACCGCGTACGCCAGCCACAGGACGAAGAGCACGCCAGCTACCAGCAGCCAGCTCCGAGGGACCGTCGGTGGGGACCATTCAGACATGATCGGTACGTGGTTTCGACGTGACAATAAGCGCACCGCCGGTTCCACGCCTGGCGCTCGAACCACAGCCGATCCACCGTCCTCCTCGTCGTTTCGGCGGGCCGCTCGCTCCGCTCGCGCCCCGCCCTGCTCCTCACGGCTCACTTCGTTCGCCGTTCGGGTGTAAGATGGTCTTCGCTCCGCTCAGACCATCCTACTCCTCGCGTGTCGCTCCGTTCCCGCTCGTCGTTGAGATGGTCCTCACCGCGTTCGGACCATCCTACTCGTCGAAGGGAAGTTCTATCTCGTACCCGACAGCCTCGATAGCGGCCGCCAGCACGCCGTCGACGTTGTCCTCCTCGGTGACGCTCATGTAGTGGTCGGCCTCGACGTCGGTGGTGAGGTCAGACTTGTTGGCGATGGTGAGGACGGGGACGTCGAAGCGGGCCTCGATGGCGTCGCGGAGTTCAAGCTGGACCTCGAGCGGGTAGCCGCAGTTGCCGCTGGGGTCGAGGAAGACGAGGACGGCGTCGGCGAGGTGCTCGACGGCGCTGACGGCCTGGGACTCGATGTCGTTGCGCTCCTCTTCGGGGCGGTCGAGCAGCCCCGGCGTGTCGACGAGCTGGTAGCGGATGCGGTCGCGTTCGAGGTGCCCGACGCGGATCTGCGTGGTGGTGAAGGGGTAGCTCGCCGTCTCGTTACGGGCGTTGGTGACGTGGTTGACGAAGGAGGACTTGCCAACGTTGGGGTAGCCGGCGACGACGATGGTCGGCTCGTCGGGTTTGATGTCGGGCAGGGTCTTCAGCGTGTCCCGCGCTTCGGAGATGGCCGCCAGGTCGTCCGAGACCTCCTCGACGACGTCGGCGATGCGGGCGAAGGCCTGCTTGCGGAGTTTGCGTGCCGTGTCGGCGTCGCTGCCCATGCGGCCCTGGTACTCGCGGTGGATGTCCTTGGCCTTGCGCGAGGCCCACTGGACCTCCGAGAGGTGTTGCTTGATGGCGTCGATACCGCCCTCGCCGTCGGTCCGGCTGACGATGATGGCGTCGGCGAGTTCGACGTAGAACGGATCGAGCGTCTCGATGTCGGGCCACGACGTGACCACGTTCTGGAGGTTGTCGGAGACGATGTTCGACGCCGTCTGGAGCATCGACTGCTGGCCCTCGATGCCCGTCTTCGCCTTGCCGGCGCGGGCGGCCCGGGAGAAGGCCTTGTCGATGACTTCCTCGGACGTCGGCGTCGTCGGAAGGTCCTCGAATGGATGGCTCATTACAGCGCTGTAGCGTCCCTGCGGGTAAAAGCGCGTCCGTTTGGGCCGCTGGGGCGTTCGAGAGGGCGAGTTCGCTCCACCGACGCCGTGGCGCCGGCGTCGACGCCGGTCGACGACGACGGCGTGCCGTCCTGCCCACAGTTTTCAGGCTGGGGACGATAGCTCCGGGTATGAGCGAGTTCGACGCGAGCGTCCTGTTCCCCGGTGACCGCCTCAAACAGCTGGTCCTCGACGAGGAGATGACCCAGATCCACCGGGGCGACGCCTACGCCGAGGAGGGGGACACCTTCGAGATCGACGGACAGACCTTCGAGATAACGGACGTCACCCAGCGGACGCTGGGCGACCTGACCGAGGCGGACGCCCGCGCACAGGGCGCCGAGGACCTCGACGCCTACCGCGAGCGGCTGAAACGCGCCCACCAGGACTTCGAGTGGGACGACGACAGCGAGACGGTCCGGCACGCCTTCGAGCCTGTCGACGACTGACGTCGACGCGAATCCGAAATCGATGGTCGGAATCGTCGCTGATGGTTCCTCCTCCAGGCGGAACCTCTTTCGCCGACGAGAATCAATACGCTAACATGACGAACTGGCGCGCCGTCCTCTGGGGCTTCGTCGCGGGCATCGTCTTCGGACTGCTGGCCTTCGCCATCCCGGTAATCGGCCACGTCGGCGCCGGCCTGGTCGCGGGCGGCGTCGCCGGGTACCTCGCCGGCGGTGGCCTCGCCAGCGGCGCCTGGCACGGCCTGCTCGCCGGGGCGCTCGACGGCATCGTGCTCGCGCTGCTTGTCTCGCCCGTCGCGGCACTCCTCGGGGGCCTCGGCGGCGGCCCCGTCGGGAGCCTGGTCGGCGGCCTCGGCGTGGTGGTCATCGGCGTCCTCGTCGCCGCCGTCTTCGCTATCGACAGCGCCATCGGCGGCGCTATCGGCGTGCTATTCTCCGACGAGCGACAGACCACGGGGACGACGGTCGAACGCTGAGGCAGGCCCTTCGAGTCGTCCAGGAGCCTATCGCCGTTCCCGCAGCGCCGCCCGCAGGTCCTTCAGATCCATGTCCTTCATCGACAGTAGAACCAACAGGTGGTAGACGATGTCGGCGCCCTCGTGAGCGATCTCCTCGCGGTCGTCGTCCTTCGCGGCCAGGATCAGTTCGGTCGACTCCTCACCCAGCTTTTCGAGGACGGCGTTTTCGCCCTTCTCGTGGGTGAACAGCGAGGCCGTGTAGGAGTCTTCCG
Proteins encoded:
- a CDS encoding ASCH domain-containing protein; this encodes MSEFDASVLFPGDRLKQLVLDEEMTQIHRGDAYAEEGDTFEIDGQTFEITDVTQRTLGDLTEADARAQGAEDLDAYRERLKRAHQDFEWDDDSETVRHAFEPVDD
- the hisE gene encoding phosphoribosyl-ATP diphosphatase is translated as MTDAILDELFEVIEQRKADLPEDSYTASLFTHEKGENAVLEKLGEESTELILAAKDDDREEIAHEGADIVYHLLVLLSMKDMDLKDLRAALRERR
- a CDS encoding NOG1 family protein is translated as MSHPFEDLPTTPTSEEVIDKAFSRAARAGKAKTGIEGQQSMLQTASNIVSDNLQNVVTSWPDIETLDPFYVELADAIIVSRTDGEGGIDAIKQHLSEVQWASRKAKDIHREYQGRMGSDADTARKLRKQAFARIADVVEEVSDDLAAISEARDTLKTLPDIKPDEPTIVVAGYPNVGKSSFVNHVTNARNETASYPFTTTQIRVGHLERDRIRYQLVDTPGLLDRPEEERNDIESQAVSAVEHLADAVLVFLDPSGNCGYPLEVQLELRDAIEARFDVPVLTIANKSDLTTDVEADHYMSVTEEDNVDGVLAAAIEAVGYEIELPFDE
- a CDS encoding DUF5518 domain-containing protein: MTNWRAVLWGFVAGIVFGLLAFAIPVIGHVGAGLVAGGVAGYLAGGGLASGAWHGLLAGALDGIVLALLVSPVAALLGGLGGGPVGSLVGGLGVVVIGVLVAAVFAIDSAIGGAIGVLFSDERQTTGTTVER